TGCCTTCATAACCTTGTCACCACTAGCATCTTTATTTAATAAGATCTCATGTGAAGTACCAAGATATAGATCCTCATCTACATCCTCATTAGTACTACCACAAGCCACTTTTCGCTTACGCATCATCTTCGACACAAATGTCCACTTGCTCTCCTTCTGCCTCAGCCTTGGCTTGAACATGAGCGACAAGATCGAGCCGAGCAGAGCAATCGCAGCCTCGCTTGATTGTTTCATTGCTTTGACGACCATCGATATGTTGTCGTCCCCGCCAAGAAGATGTGATCCGCATTTGCTATGCATCTCCCTCGCAGCTTTGGAGCTCTTCGCGATATGCTTcatctccttttctcttctcgAGCTAATGCAAGTGCGTAGCTTACATTCGATGGTTCTGTCGCCCCTTCTTCGAAGAGCCGATTGTAGGTCTTGGACATGCTCCTTTGTCGAAACCACCGCATCTTTTACGGCACCGCAGAGGTCGAGCAACACAATGGAGACCTCTAGTTCCTCCTCCAACCATTTGTTTTGGTCGGGTCGCAAGAGGGCTTGTCGGAGACTCGGCAAGCGAAGAAGCTCCTCAACACAATCATGGAGATGTCCAAGGCTTCTCAAACCGCCACTAATCTCATCTAGTGTTGTAGATGATGCTTGTAAAACTAAATGACTTGTCCTTTGAAGTGCTTCTTCGACTTTAACTAAAA
This genomic interval from Ananas comosus cultivar F153 linkage group 8, ASM154086v1, whole genome shotgun sequence contains the following:
- the LOC109714651 gene encoding uncharacterized protein LOC109714651 — its product is MDQSFHVRSISLPSRTRPILVKVEEALQRTSHLVLQASSTTLDEISGGLRSLGHLHDCVEELLRLPSLRQALLRPDQNKWLEEELEVSIVLLDLCGAVKDAVVSTKEHVQDLQSALRRRGDRTIECKLRTCISSRREKEMKHIAKSSKAAREMHSKCGSHLLGGDDNISMVVKAMKQSSEAAIALLGSILSLMFKPRLRQKESKWTFVSKMMRKRKVACGSTNEDVDEDLYLGTSHEILLNKDASGDKVMKAQNQLRNVEAKIESLESELECFFRRLVQSRVSILNILSL